A genomic window from Terrisporobacter glycolicus ATCC 14880 = DSM 1288 includes:
- a CDS encoding DegV family protein — protein MNEIKIICDSLSDVNKEYLEKYDIDVVPLTVILNEKEYRDGIDMQPEEFYRILREENAYPKTSQATYAQFKEIFDKYTKDGKKILYISGSAAATGTCQSAIMAKNDTEGEIYIYDSNNLTFGAGFFVVKAAEMINEGKTIEEVFKVLDEIKEKYVLMFSVDTLEYLKKGGRISSTKATVGSLLNIKPILEVKDGLVSQVGQVRGKKNVLNKMIECIKERLGDDLEQEEVYIGYSDDLKEREKLTEIAKEVFKPKKIGYFIIGTCVGAHSGPGVGGILVFKK, from the coding sequence ATGAATGAGATTAAAATAATATGTGATAGTTTATCTGATGTTAACAAAGAATACTTAGAAAAGTATGACATAGATGTGGTACCACTAACGGTTATACTTAATGAAAAAGAATACAGAGACGGTATAGATATGCAACCAGAGGAATTTTATAGAATTTTAAGGGAGGAAAATGCATATCCAAAAACCTCTCAAGCCACTTATGCTCAATTTAAAGAAATTTTTGATAAATATACAAAAGATGGTAAAAAAATATTATATATATCAGGATCGGCAGCAGCTACAGGTACATGTCAAAGTGCTATAATGGCTAAAAATGATACTGAAGGAGAAATATATATATATGATAGTAATAATTTAACTTTTGGGGCAGGTTTCTTTGTCGTTAAAGCAGCTGAAATGATAAATGAAGGTAAAACAATAGAAGAAGTGTTTAAGGTATTAGATGAAATTAAAGAAAAATATGTTCTTATGTTCTCAGTAGATACTTTAGAATATCTAAAAAAAGGTGGAAGAATATCTTCTACTAAGGCAACTGTAGGTAGTTTATTAAATATAAAACCTATATTAGAGGTTAAGGACGGATTAGTTTCTCAAGTTGGCCAAGTAAGAGGTAAGAAAAACGTATTAAATAAAATGATTGAATGTATAAAGGAAAGATTAGGGGACGATTTGGAGCAAGAAGAAGTTTACATAGGATATAGTGATGATTTAAAAGAAAGAGAAAAGCTTACTGAAATAGCTAAAGAAGTTTTCAAACCTAAAAAAATAGGATATTTTATAATAGGAACTTGTGTTGGGGCGCATTCAGGTCCTGGTGTAGGTGGAATATTAGTATTTAAGAAATAG
- the queG gene encoding tRNA epoxyqueuosine(34) reductase QueG — translation MNKDEIKKLFYNKGLDVVGVTTVGPYYELRKTLEEKVNANLVTGMEEPDIEKRINPKLIMEDASSIIVCAFPYYIEQNQKSNISKYCYGLDYHLVIKERLNNICEEIKKIDESFDYKIFADNGPLVDRYLAYLAGIGYYGINNNIITDKYGSYVFIGYIVNNYDLEPDKPTNKTCIKCNKCVKYCPGNALEGNYKMDPKKCVSFITQKKEELTSEEIVKIKKNKSIFGCDICQQVCPHNKDICESNIEEFTVNLITNLNEEEINNISNKEFKRRYKDRAFSWRGKNIIKRNMDILKEKSMK, via the coding sequence ATGAATAAAGATGAAATTAAAAAACTTTTTTATAATAAAGGACTAGATGTTGTGGGAGTCACCACTGTAGGCCCATATTATGAATTAAGAAAAACATTAGAAGAAAAAGTTAATGCAAATCTTGTAACAGGTATGGAAGAACCTGATATAGAAAAAAGAATAAATCCTAAATTAATTATGGAGGATGCATCATCAATTATAGTATGTGCATTTCCTTATTATATAGAACAAAATCAGAAATCAAATATATCAAAATATTGCTATGGACTAGATTATCATTTAGTAATAAAAGAGAGGCTTAATAACATATGTGAGGAGATAAAAAAAATAGATGAAAGTTTTGACTATAAAATTTTTGCTGATAATGGGCCTTTAGTAGATAGATATTTAGCCTATTTAGCAGGTATTGGTTACTATGGAATTAATAATAATATTATTACAGATAAATATGGTTCTTACGTGTTTATTGGGTATATAGTAAATAATTATGACCTTGAACCTGATAAACCTACAAATAAAACATGTATAAAGTGTAATAAATGTGTAAAATATTGTCCGGGAAATGCTTTAGAGGGAAATTATAAAATGGATCCTAAAAAATGTGTTTCATTTATAACTCAAAAAAAAGAAGAGCTTACTTCTGAAGAAATAGTAAAAATTAAAAAGAATAAATCAATATTTGGATGTGATATATGTCAGCAAGTTTGTCCTCACAATAAAGATATATGTGAAAGTAATATTGAAGAATTTACTGTTAATTTAATAACTAATTTAAATGAGGAAGAAATCAATAATATATCAAATAAAGAATTTAAGCGAAGATACAAGGATAGAGCCTTTAGTTGGAGAGGAAAAAATATTATAAAAAGAAATATGGATATATTAAAAGAAAAGTCTATGAAGTGA
- a CDS encoding ArsR/SmtB family transcription factor yields MKDVLVLRDLDCIKAIAHPRRVDILKTFDKEPLSAKQLSEILDEPHAKINYHIKTLYNVGILELVEEKIKSGIVEKYYYPTANNIVISRKIIDYTLEQEIDTDFVSISDFEDTVESFYDAAEAGALNGDSILEYDNVLLTKEEISELRSAFKVKVNEIIAKRDNSNRENEKKHDVVMFAIPSQNK; encoded by the coding sequence ATGAAAGATGTATTAGTATTGAGAGATTTAGATTGTATAAAAGCAATTGCTCATCCTCGTAGGGTAGATATTTTGAAAACGTTTGATAAGGAACCCTTATCAGCGAAACAGTTATCAGAAATATTAGATGAGCCACATGCAAAAATTAACTACCATATCAAAACGCTTTATAATGTGGGGATTTTAGAATTAGTTGAAGAAAAGATTAAGTCAGGTATTGTAGAAAAATATTATTATCCAACTGCAAATAATATAGTTATTAGTAGAAAAATAATAGATTATACTTTAGAGCAAGAAATAGATACAGACTTTGTATCTATATCAGATTTTGAAGATACTGTAGAATCTTTCTATGATGCGGCTGAAGCAGGCGCTTTAAATGGGGACAGCATTTTAGAATATGATAATGTGTTATTAACAAAAGAAGAAATATCTGAATTAAGAAGTGCATTCAAAGTTAAAGTTAATGAAATAATTGCAAAAAGGGATAATAGTAATAGAGAAAATGAAAAGAAACATGATGTAGTGATGTTCGCAATTCCTTCACAAAATAAATAA
- a CDS encoding Lon protease family protein, with amino-acid sequence MQKFNNTSEVEPLKDFLGQDRAVTAMELGLKIDNPTYNIYIAGDPGTGKSTYTMKILDEYSKDKNSHKDWCYVYNFDNPREPIVISLERGKGKIFKDDIEEMIDKLFEEIKEAFDSEEYEVNKNTLLEEYEMQKEDLIKKIKTYGEEKGFKLKSSKVGMVFVPLNENFEDEVSSEEFFKIKKELENMAIKVVYQIREIEENIKTIMIEIEDEVGKLVVDPHIEELKEKYGDCEKIIDYINKVREDILKNLELFYLDDEELREYYNKDCFLKYAVNLFVDNENNEKAPVIVETNPSPSNLFGKVEYDYNSGNIKTDFTKVFSGSLQKANGGYLVLYAQQLLSYPLSWELLKKAIQSQKIPMETKVSIEPEEIPLNLKIILIGSNYIYDVLYRYDSEFSKCFKMFVDFDNEMDRSEVTEYGMAKFIAFQCEKNKLNHFTYEAVEDVIKHSTRLVGSKKKLSTDFNKLLEIITESDIFAKLENKEFVEKKHVEIAILEKRKRLNKIENKIDEFIEDNTIMIDTEGSRVGVINGLSVLGMGEYSFGRPSRISVTTSIGNRGIINIEREVKMSGAIHNKGVLILQGYLAEQFAQEYPLSVNAYICFEQNYGGIDGDSATLAELCALLSSLSEIPIKQNIAITGSLNQKGEIQVVGGITEKIEGFYNVCKKRGFKDKVYGVILPKDNMDNLILSDEMEKTIKDGCFKIYPVSKIEESVEILTDKMFKDIKNLVKEKLDTYNKSRESKKE; translated from the coding sequence ATGCAAAAATTTAACAATACGTCAGAAGTAGAACCTTTAAAAGATTTTTTGGGTCAAGACAGAGCAGTAACAGCTATGGAACTGGGTTTAAAAATAGATAACCCTACTTATAACATATATATAGCAGGTGACCCTGGAACAGGAAAAAGCACTTATACCATGAAAATATTAGATGAATATTCTAAAGACAAAAATAGTCATAAAGATTGGTGTTATGTATATAATTTCGATAATCCAAGAGAGCCTATTGTAATAAGTTTAGAAAGAGGAAAGGGAAAGATATTTAAAGATGATATAGAAGAAATGATAGATAAATTGTTTGAAGAAATAAAAGAAGCATTTGATAGTGAAGAATATGAGGTAAATAAAAATACATTATTGGAAGAATATGAAATGCAAAAGGAAGATTTGATTAAAAAGATAAAAACTTATGGAGAAGAAAAGGGATTTAAGCTTAAAAGTAGTAAGGTAGGTATGGTGTTTGTTCCTTTAAATGAAAATTTTGAAGATGAAGTATCTTCAGAAGAGTTTTTTAAGATAAAAAAAGAATTAGAAAATATGGCAATAAAAGTAGTTTATCAGATAAGAGAAATTGAGGAAAACATAAAAACTATAATGATTGAAATAGAAGATGAAGTTGGGAAATTAGTCGTTGATCCTCATATTGAAGAATTAAAAGAAAAATATGGGGACTGCGAAAAAATTATAGATTATATTAATAAAGTTAGAGAAGATATATTAAAAAATTTAGAACTATTTTACTTAGATGATGAGGAACTTAGAGAATATTACAATAAAGATTGCTTCTTAAAATACGCAGTGAATTTATTTGTAGACAATGAAAATAATGAAAAGGCGCCTGTTATTGTTGAAACTAATCCAAGTCCATCAAATCTATTCGGTAAGGTTGAGTATGATTATAATAGTGGCAATATAAAAACTGATTTTACGAAAGTTTTTTCTGGATCTTTGCAAAAAGCTAATGGAGGATATTTAGTCTTGTACGCTCAACAACTTTTATCCTACCCCTTATCATGGGAACTTTTGAAAAAGGCTATACAGTCACAAAAAATTCCGATGGAGACAAAGGTATCAATAGAACCTGAGGAAATACCACTAAATTTGAAAATTATATTAATTGGAAGTAACTATATTTATGATGTGCTTTATAGATATGATAGTGAATTTAGTAAGTGTTTTAAAATGTTTGTGGATTTTGATAATGAAATGGATAGAAGTGAAGTTACAGAATATGGAATGGCAAAATTTATAGCATTTCAATGTGAAAAAAATAAATTAAATCATTTTACTTATGAGGCTGTAGAAGATGTTATAAAACATAGTACTAGATTAGTGGGAAGTAAGAAAAAACTATCAACAGACTTTAATAAGTTACTTGAGATAATAACAGAATCAGATATTTTTGCAAAACTAGAGAATAAAGAATTTGTGGAAAAGAAACATGTGGAAATAGCTATATTAGAAAAACGTAAGCGTTTAAATAAAATAGAAAATAAGATTGATGAATTTATTGAAGATAATACAATAATGATTGATACGGAAGGTAGTAGAGTTGGTGTGATAAATGGATTATCAGTTCTTGGTATGGGAGAATATTCATTTGGAAGACCATCAAGAATTAGTGTAACTACTAGCATTGGGAATAGAGGTATAATAAATATAGAAAGAGAAGTAAAAATGAGTGGAGCAATACACAATAAAGGAGTGCTTATTTTGCAAGGTTATTTGGCAGAACAATTTGCGCAGGAATACCCGTTATCAGTAAATGCATACATTTGTTTTGAACAAAATTATGGAGGAATAGATGGTGATAGTGCTACTTTAGCAGAATTGTGTGCATTACTATCTTCTTTAAGTGAAATACCAATAAAACAAAATATAGCAATTACAGGATCTTTAAACCAAAAAGGAGAAATACAAGTTGTCGGTGGAATTACAGAAAAAATTGAGGGATTTTACAATGTATGCAAAAAAAGAGGATTTAAAGATAAAGTGTATGGTGTGATTTTGCCAAAAGATAATATGGATAATTTAATACTTTCAGATGAAATGGAAAAAACAATAAAAGATGGCTGTTTTAAAATTTATCCTGTGAGCAAAATAGAAGAAAGTGTAGAGATTTTGACGGATAAAATGTTTAAAGACATCAAAAATTTGGTAAAAGAAAAATTAGATACTTATAATAAATCAAGAGAATCAAAAAAGGAATAA
- the trmL gene encoding tRNA (uridine(34)/cytosine(34)/5-carboxymethylaminomethyluridine(34)-2'-O)-methyltransferase TrmL, which translates to MSINVVLVEPEIPQNTGNIIRTCANTGATLHLIRPLGFSLEDKYLKRSGLDYWDISDIRYYDSLEELFEKYPEGKYFYSTTKTDQSHSDMKFEDGCFLVFGKETKGLPETLLAENKETCMRIPMVKLEKARSLNLSNSVAIVVYEALRQIGYPNMR; encoded by the coding sequence ATGTCAATAAACGTAGTATTAGTAGAACCTGAAATACCTCAAAATACAGGTAATATAATAAGAACTTGCGCCAATACAGGTGCAACGTTGCATTTAATAAGACCTCTAGGTTTTTCATTGGAAGATAAATATTTAAAAAGAAGTGGATTAGATTATTGGGATATATCTGATATAAGATACTATGATAGCTTAGAGGAGTTATTTGAAAAATATCCTGAAGGAAAGTATTTCTATTCTACCACTAAAACAGATCAATCTCATTCAGATATGAAATTTGAGGACGGTTGCTTTTTAGTTTTTGGAAAAGAAACAAAGGGACTACCAGAAACTCTATTAGCAGAAAATAAAGAAACATGTATGAGAATACCTATGGTAAAGTTAGAAAAAGCAAGATCTTTAAATTTATCAAATTCAGTTGCTATAGTTGTTTATGAAGCTTTAAGACAAATTGGTTATCCGAATATGAGATAA
- the glsA gene encoding glutaminase A, with protein MQNILNDIILSNKKCTANGKVASYIPELKNVNSDDLGICVIDKYNNIYCAGDYNKKFTIQSISKPIILAMALMDNEWDYVFSKVGMEPSGDPFNSIMKLETNDTKKPCNPMINAGAIVTTSLIKGKNLQEKEERMLSFFRKLAKNDSLEINKSVYESEKLTGDRNRAMGYLLKNDGFIEGDVEETLDLYFKQCSIEIDVVDLARIGLLFSNYGIDIETGERVISENISRMVKTFMVTCGMYDASGEFALKVGIPAKSGVGGGIMASVPRKMGIGVFGPALDKKGNSIGGLNVLEDLSNKLELNIF; from the coding sequence ATGCAAAATATATTGAATGATATAATTCTATCAAATAAAAAGTGTACAGCTAACGGAAAAGTTGCTAGTTATATCCCCGAATTAAAAAATGTAAATAGCGATGATTTGGGTATATGTGTAATAGATAAATATAATAACATTTACTGCGCCGGTGATTATAATAAAAAATTTACTATCCAAAGTATATCAAAACCTATAATCTTAGCTATGGCTTTAATGGATAATGAGTGGGACTATGTTTTTTCTAAGGTGGGTATGGAACCAAGCGGAGATCCTTTTAACTCTATAATGAAGTTAGAAACTAATGATACTAAAAAGCCTTGCAATCCAATGATAAATGCTGGGGCAATAGTAACTACTTCTCTAATAAAGGGAAAAAACCTACAAGAAAAAGAAGAACGTATGTTATCATTCTTCAGAAAACTTGCTAAGAATGATTCTCTTGAAATAAATAAATCTGTTTATGAATCTGAGAAATTAACTGGTGATAGAAATAGAGCTATGGGTTATTTATTAAAAAATGATGGATTTATAGAAGGAGATGTGGAAGAAACACTTGATTTATACTTTAAGCAATGTTCTATTGAAATTGATGTAGTTGATTTAGCCAGAATTGGCTTACTATTTTCAAACTATGGTATCGATATAGAAACTGGTGAACGTGTAATAAGTGAAAATATATCTAGAATGGTAAAAACATTTATGGTTACTTGTGGAATGTACGATGCTTCTGGAGAGTTTGCTCTTAAAGTTGGTATTCCAGCCAAATCTGGTGTAGGCGGAGGAATAATGGCATCTGTTCCAAGAAAAATGGGTATAGGCGTATTTGGCCCTGCATTAGACAAAAAAGGAAATAGTATTGGCGGATTAAACGTGCTTGAAGATTTGTCAAATAAATTAGAATTAAATATTTTCTAA
- a CDS encoding VanW family protein, with product MKRLKIAIFLSLLIVSLSDVVLSNAIELEGKIHKNIYVRDVDLSNLTKEEAEVKINKILDDNNSFVLNFNGKKYVFSKENIGTDYDVKEVVEKAYNIGRDKGIITNIKTKSSLTMGKKIILDYSITYDEKKLDKYLKELNKKIYIKPKSATIRIVNGKIIVTKEKDGYELNKDQLKNTIIKKIKDLDNKDEIIPTSSVKPFYSYNDLSKINTSLGSFETYFNANNYNRSNNIKLAANATSNILLDKGELFSFNSYIQKSHINKYLKEAPVIVNGKQEKGIGGGMCQVSSTIYNAALYSGMKIVNVRNHSIPSPYIEKGRDATVSGGTIDLKFSNKFDSPILIHNQIIGNKIVCTIYGNKKDYKDIEIITETTDILHNRTIRKNSEKYELGVKAIEQEGRKGYKVQTYRVYKSTLGSKTEYIGESYYPSQDRIIVYGTRELRK from the coding sequence TTGAAAAGACTTAAGATTGCAATATTTTTATCATTATTAATTGTATCCTTAAGCGATGTAGTCTTAAGTAATGCAATTGAACTTGAAGGAAAAATACACAAAAATATTTATGTTAGAGATGTTGATTTATCTAATTTAACAAAAGAAGAAGCTGAGGTGAAAATCAATAAAATACTTGATGATAATAATTCTTTTGTGTTGAATTTTAATGGGAAAAAATATGTTTTTTCTAAAGAGAATATAGGAACAGATTATGATGTAAAAGAGGTAGTTGAGAAAGCATATAATATTGGCAGAGATAAAGGGATTATAACTAATATAAAGACTAAAAGTAGTTTGACTATGGGGAAAAAGATAATACTAGATTATAGTATTACTTATGATGAAAAAAAATTAGATAAATATTTAAAAGAGTTGAATAAAAAAATATATATAAAACCTAAAAGTGCAACTATAAGAATAGTAAATGGCAAAATTATTGTAACTAAAGAAAAAGATGGTTATGAATTAAATAAAGACCAATTAAAAAATACAATAATTAAAAAAATAAAAGACCTAGACAATAAAGATGAAATTATACCTACTTCATCAGTTAAGCCATTTTATTCTTATAATGATTTAAGTAAAATTAATACGTCTTTAGGAAGTTTTGAAACTTACTTTAATGCTAATAATTATAATAGATCAAATAATATTAAATTAGCAGCAAATGCCACGAGCAATATATTATTAGACAAAGGAGAACTATTTTCTTTTAATTCATATATACAAAAATCTCATATTAATAAGTATTTAAAGGAAGCTCCTGTAATAGTAAATGGAAAACAAGAAAAAGGAATAGGAGGAGGTATGTGTCAAGTATCGAGCACTATTTATAATGCAGCTTTATATTCTGGCATGAAGATTGTTAATGTGAGAAACCATTCCATACCAAGTCCTTATATTGAAAAGGGAAGAGATGCTACTGTATCAGGTGGAACTATAGACTTAAAATTTTCAAATAAATTTGATAGTCCTATTTTAATACACAATCAGATTATAGGTAATAAGATTGTTTGTACCATTTATGGAAATAAAAAAGATTATAAAGATATTGAAATTATAACAGAAACTACGGATATACTTCATAATAGAACAATTAGAAAAAATAGTGAAAAGTATGAGCTTGGTGTAAAAGCTATAGAACAAGAAGGTAGAAAAGGATATAAAGTTCAAACTTATAGGGTGTATAAAAGCACATTGGGAAGCAAAACAGAATATATAGGTGAAAGTTATTATCCTTCTCAAGACAGAATTATTGTATATGGAACAAGAGAGTTAAGAAAGTAA
- a CDS encoding RusA family crossover junction endodeoxyribonuclease has product MIKLTIPGRPISKSNFKLHNVHGQAWMPSKGKYSKYVAYENMIAGYINTQYDGEVIEEDLITVMKLYFPNKRMGDLHNYPKSICDGIEKSGIIKNDKQLKPVLLFDYIDKENPRVEIELYPVSKYNVTYNIISK; this is encoded by the coding sequence TTGATTAAACTAACAATCCCAGGAAGACCTATCAGTAAATCTAATTTTAAACTGCATAACGTTCATGGTCAAGCTTGGATGCCATCAAAAGGAAAATATTCTAAATACGTAGCGTATGAGAACATGATTGCTGGATACATAAACACACAGTATGATGGTGAAGTTATAGAAGAAGATTTAATAACCGTTATGAAATTATATTTCCCTAATAAAAGAATGGGGGATTTACATAACTACCCAAAAAGTATTTGTGACGGAATAGAAAAAAGCGGTATTATAAAAAATGACAAACAATTAAAGCCTGTTTTATTATTTGATTATATTGATAAAGAAAATCCAAGAGTTGAAATTGAACTTTATCCAGTTTCAAAGTATAATGTTACATACAATATTATTTCAAAATAA
- a CDS encoding BMP family lipoprotein, which translates to MKLKKLVALSLTMVMSVGLLVGCGSNKDEASKKVVKVGMITDVGGVHDESFNQSSWEGLQAVEKELGKDKIEVKVLESKQDSDYDSNIDQFIDQEMDLIIGVGYKLDKAIEKASKAYPKQQFAIIDFAYEKQPENVTSLLFEDNASSYLTGLIAGKMTKTNKVGFIGGMKGVVISKFENGFKAGVKDANPKAKISVQYANSFSDQALGKSIANSMIKNGVDVVFPAAGAVGTGAIESVKENGKMAIGVDRDQNSLAPDNVITSAMKNIDVAVGNLAKSFVDGSYKSGEVIIGSLATGGVGIAPTSDKNVPADVLEYVKDKTKEIVDGKIKVPATDKEYKELYEK; encoded by the coding sequence ATGAAATTAAAAAAATTAGTAGCTTTATCACTAACAATGGTAATGTCTGTAGGATTATTAGTTGGATGTGGGTCTAATAAAGATGAAGCATCAAAGAAGGTAGTAAAAGTAGGTATGATAACTGATGTTGGTGGAGTTCATGATGAATCATTCAACCAATCTTCATGGGAAGGTTTACAAGCAGTTGAAAAAGAATTAGGAAAAGATAAAATTGAAGTCAAAGTTTTAGAATCAAAACAAGACTCAGATTATGATTCAAATATAGATCAATTTATAGATCAAGAAATGGACTTAATAATAGGTGTTGGATATAAATTAGATAAAGCTATAGAAAAGGCATCTAAGGCTTATCCAAAGCAACAATTTGCAATAATAGATTTCGCTTACGAAAAACAACCAGAAAATGTAACTTCTTTATTATTTGAAGATAACGCTTCTTCTTACTTAACAGGATTAATAGCTGGTAAGATGACAAAAACTAACAAAGTTGGTTTTATAGGTGGTATGAAGGGTGTAGTTATATCTAAATTCGAAAATGGATTTAAAGCTGGTGTTAAAGATGCTAACCCAAAAGCAAAAATATCAGTGCAATATGCAAATAGCTTCTCTGATCAAGCTTTAGGAAAATCTATAGCGAACTCAATGATTAAAAATGGTGTAGACGTAGTATTCCCAGCTGCAGGTGCTGTTGGAACTGGTGCTATAGAATCAGTTAAGGAAAATGGAAAAATGGCTATAGGTGTTGATAGAGACCAAAACTCATTAGCTCCAGATAACGTAATAACTTCAGCTATGAAAAATATAGATGTTGCTGTTGGTAACTTAGCAAAATCATTTGTTGATGGATCTTACAAATCAGGTGAAGTTATAATAGGTTCATTAGCAACAGGAGGCGTTGGTATAGCTCCAACTTCAGACAAAAATGTTCCGGCTGATGTATTAGAATATGTTAAAGATAAAACAAAAGAAATAGTTGACGGAAAAATAAAAGTTCCAGCAACTGATAAAGAATACAAAGAATTATACGAAAAATAA
- the nth gene encoding endonuclease III: protein MKDVNEILDKLEEIYPDAHCELEHTTAFELLIATILSAQCTDVRVNMVTRKLFRKYNTPEDFANLSEEKIMEEIKTCGLYKSKSKKIKATSEMICRDYNGEVPDTLEELTKLPGVGRKTADVVLSNAFNKDAIAVDTHVFRVSNRIGIVHTKTPEKTEFALMDVIPKHRWSHSHHVLIFHGRRMCKARKPECELCPIKDDCDFYQGRE, encoded by the coding sequence ATGAAAGATGTAAATGAAATATTAGACAAGTTAGAGGAAATTTATCCAGATGCTCATTGTGAATTAGAGCACACTACAGCTTTTGAATTATTAATAGCTACTATATTATCTGCGCAGTGTACTGATGTTAGAGTTAATATGGTAACAAGAAAACTTTTTAGGAAGTATAATACGCCAGAGGATTTTGCAAATTTGTCTGAAGAAAAAATAATGGAAGAAATAAAAACATGTGGTCTTTATAAAAGTAAAAGTAAAAAAATCAAGGCAACATCAGAAATGATATGTAGAGATTATAATGGTGAAGTTCCAGATACTTTAGAAGAATTAACAAAACTTCCTGGAGTAGGAAGAAAAACAGCAGATGTAGTATTGAGCAATGCATTCAACAAAGATGCAATAGCGGTAGATACACATGTTTTTAGGGTTTCAAATAGGATAGGTATAGTTCATACAAAAACTCCAGAAAAAACTGAGTTTGCTCTTATGGATGTTATACCAAAACACAGGTGGTCTCATTCTCATCATGTATTAATATTTCATGGTAGGAGAATGTGTAAGGCAAGAAAACCAGAATGTGAGTTATGTCCAATAAAAGATGATTGTGATTTTTATCAAGGAAGGGAATGA
- a CDS encoding aldo/keto reductase — translation MRSLGNTNMIIKEVGFGGIPIQRITQEETNKVIEELVNQGVNFIDTARGYTVSEEYIGNAIEGRREKFYIATKSMSRNYDDMKRDIDISLKNLKTDYIDLYQIHNLKVEEYNNIFDKDKAYRALLEAKEEGKIKHIGITSHSLEIISKAVEDGKFETIQFPYNIVEDQADEVFKKAYEKGIGTITMKPLAGGAIDDGSLAIKYILSKEYIDVAIPGMNTIEQVKENVSAIGNKKLTHEDQLRVEKIRKDLNGNFCRRCEYCLPCPKNINIPQNFLLEGYYTRYNLKEWALERYESLGDAKASKCIECGICEEKCPYNLPIRSMLKNVCDRLENK, via the coding sequence TTGAGAAGTCTTGGAAATACAAATATGATAATTAAAGAAGTTGGATTTGGGGGAATACCTATACAGAGAATCACCCAAGAGGAGACAAATAAAGTTATCGAAGAGTTAGTAAATCAAGGTGTTAATTTTATAGATACAGCAAGAGGATATACTGTAAGCGAAGAGTATATTGGAAATGCTATTGAAGGTAGAAGAGAAAAATTTTATATTGCAACTAAAAGTATGTCTAGAAATTATGATGACATGAAAAGGGATATAGATATAAGTTTGAAAAATTTAAAAACTGATTATATTGATTTATACCAAATACATAACCTTAAGGTAGAAGAATATAATAATATATTTGATAAGGACAAAGCATACAGAGCTTTATTAGAAGCAAAAGAAGAGGGAAAAATAAAGCATATAGGAATAACTAGTCATAGTTTGGAAATAATATCAAAAGCTGTAGAAGATGGCAAATTTGAGACTATACAATTTCCATACAATATTGTTGAAGATCAAGCAGATGAAGTTTTTAAAAAAGCTTATGAAAAGGGAATAGGAACTATTACTATGAAACCTCTAGCTGGAGGAGCTATTGATGATGGTTCTTTGGCTATAAAATATATATTATCAAAAGAATATATAGATGTAGCTATTCCAGGTATGAATACAATTGAACAAGTCAAGGAAAATGTTTCGGCAATAGGTAATAAAAAGCTTACTCATGAAGACCAGTTAAGGGTTGAAAAAATTAGAAAAGATTTAAATGGAAATTTTTGTAGAAGATGCGAATACTGTCTTCCATGTCCTAAAAACATAAATATACCGCAAAACTTTTTATTGGAAGGATACTATACCAGATATAATTTGAAAGAATGGGCATTAGAAAGATATGAATCACTGGGTGATGCTAAGGCTAGTAAGTGTATAGAATGTGGTATTTGTGAAGAAAAATGTCCTTATAATTTACCAATTAGAAGTATGCTTAAAAATGTATGTGATAGATTGGAAAATAAATAA